A window of the Capra hircus breed San Clemente unplaced genomic scaffold, ASM170441v1, whole genome shotgun sequence genome harbors these coding sequences:
- the PRICKLE3 gene encoding prickle-like protein 3, giving the protein MFARGSRRRRSGRAPPEAEDPDRGQPCNSCREQCPGFLLHGWRKICQHCKCPREEHAVHAVPVDLERIMCRLISDFQRHSISDDDSGCASEEYAWVPPGLKPEQVYQFFSCLPEDKVPYVNSPGEKYRIKQLLHQLPPHDSEAQYCTALEEEEKKELRAFSQQRKRENLGRGTVRIFPVTITGAICEECGKQIGGGDIAVFASRAGLGACWHPQCFVCSTCRELLVDLIYFYHAGKVYCGRHHAERLRPRCQACDEIIFSPECTEAEGRHWHMGHFCCFECEASLGGQRYVMRQSRPHCCACYEARHAEYCDGCGEHIGLDQGQMAYEGQHWHASERCFCCSRCGRALLGRPFLPRRGLIFCSRACSLGSEPMAPGHSRRSWSASTVSTPLTASTASFSAVEGASETTTKGTNTEAAPAAGPEEPTHFLRGAPHRHSMPELGLRSVPEPPLGPPSQPDPRPEDGAFGRQSAPRVSFRDPLVSEGGPRRTLSAPPAQRRRPRSPPPRGPSRRRHRHHHHHHHHHHHHRCHFGRRRHHQCDLGSGSDSGSCSSSPSSSSSESSEEDGYFLGERIPLSPHLCRPVLAQDTVAETTNSPSPQLPGNSRPGMSRQARDKNCVVA; this is encoded by the exons CCTCcagaggcagaggacccagacCGCGGCCAGCCCTGCAACTCCTGCAGGGAGCAGTGCCCCGGCTTCCTGCTACACGGCTGGAG AAAGATCTGCCAGCACTGCAAATGCCCGCGGGAGGAGCACGCCGTGCACGCAGTGCCTGTGGACCTGGAACGCATCATGTGTCGGCTAATCTCAGACTTTCAGCGCCACTCCATCTCCGATGATGACTCAGGCTGTGCCTCAGAGGAGTATGCCTGGGTGCCCCCTGGTCTCAAGCCTGAGCAG GTATACCAATTTTTCAGCTGCCTCCCAGAAGACAAGGTCCCCTATGTCAACAGTCCTGGGGAGAAATACAGGATCAAGCAGCTGCTGCACCAGCTGCCCCCACATGACAGTGAG GCACAGTACTGTAcagcactggaagaggaggagaagaaagagctCAGAGCCTTCAGCCAGCAGCGGAAGCGGGAGAATCTGGGGCGTGGCACCGTGCGCATCTTCCCCGTGACCATCACTGGTGCCATCTGCGAGGAG TGTGGGAAGCAGATTGGAGGTGGGGACATTGCCGTGTTTGCCAGCCGTGCAGGCCTAGGTGCATGCTGGCACCCACAGTGCTTTGTGTGTTCCACGTGCCGGGAGCTGCTGGTGGACCTCATCTACTTCTACCATGCTGGCAAGGTCTACTGTGGTCGCCACCATGCCGAACGCCTGCGCCCACGCTGCCAAGCCTGTGATGAG ATCATCTTCTCCCCTGAATGCACGGAAGCCGAGGGCCGGCACTGGCACATGGGTCACTTCTGCTGCTTTGAGTGTGAAGCATCGCTCGGGGGGCAGCGCTATGTCATGCGTCAGAGTCGCCCCCACTGCTGTGCCTGCTATGAGGCCCGCCACGCGGAGTACTGTGATGGCTGCGGGGAGCACATTG GCCTGGACCAAGGCCAGATGGCTTATGAGGGCCAGCACTGGCACGCCTCAGAGCGCTGCTTCTGTTGTAGTCGCTGCGGGCGAGCTCTCCTGGGCCGCCCCTTCCTGCCACGCCGCGGCCTAATCTTCTGCTCAAGAGCCTGCAGCCTGGGGTCTGAGCCCATGGCTCCAGGGCACAGCCGCCGCAGCTGGAGTGCAAGCACGGTCTCCACACCTCTCACAGCCTCTACAGCCTCCTTTTCTGCTGTGGAGGGGGCATCTGAGACTACCACCAAAGGCACCAACACCGAGGCAGCGCCTG CTGCAGGCCCTGAGGAGCCCACCCACTTTCTGAGAGGGGCTCCCCACCGCCACTCCATGCCTGAGCTGGGGCTCCGCAGTGTCCCCGAACCACCCCTGGGGCCTCCCAGCCAGCCGGATCCACGACCAGAAGATGGTGCCTTTGGTCGCCAGAGCGCTCCTCGTGTCAGCTTCCGTGACCCTCTGGTGTCTGAGGGAGGCCCTCGGCGGACCCTGAGTGCGCCCCCAGCCCAGCGCCGCAGACCACGCAGCCCCCCGCCCAGGGGCCCCTCGCGTCGccgccaccgccaccaccaccatcatcaccaccaccatcaccaccaccgctGCCACTTTGGCAGACGTCGCCACCATCAGTGTGACTTGGGATCAGGGTCAGACTCAGGATCTTGCTCCAGCTCACCCTCCAGTTCTAGTTCCGAGTCCTCAGAGGAGGACGGCTACTTCCTAGGGGAACGCATCCCGCTGTCCCCACACCTGTGCAGGCCAGTGCTTGCTCAAGACACTGTAGCTGAGACCACCAACTCCCCATCTCCACAGCTCCCTGGGAATTCTCGCCCAGGAATGTCTCGACAGGCCAGAGATAAGAACTGCGTCGTGGCTTGA
- the PLP2 gene encoding proteolipid protein 2, translating to MADSERLTAPGCWAACTSFSRTRKGFLLFAEIILCLVILICFSTSTSGYSFLSVIEMIFAAVFFVVYMCDLHTKIQIINWPWSDFFRTLVAVILYLITSIVVLVERGNNSKIAAGVLGLCAAGLFGYDAYITFPLRQQRHTAAPTDPADGPV from the exons ATGGCGGATTCCGAGCGCCTCACCGCCCCCGGCTGCTGGGCCGCCTGCACCAGCTTCTCGCGCACCCGAAAGggatttcttctgtttgctgagaTT ATACTATGCCTGGTGATTCTGATCTGCTTTAGCACCTCGACATCAGGGTACTCTTTCTTGTCGGTGATAGAGATGATCTTTGCCGCCGTCTTCTTTGTTGTCTACATGTGTGACCTGCACACCAAGATACAGATCATCAACTGGCCTTGGAGT GATTTCTTCCGAACCCTTGTAGCGGTCATTCTCTACCTGATCACCTCCATTGTGGTGCTCGTTGAGAGAGGAAACAACTCCAAAATCGCTGCGGGG GTACTGGGCCTATGTGCTGCAGGCCTCTTTGGCTATGATGCCTACATTACCTTCCCCTTGCGGCAGCAGAGACATACAGCAGCCCCTACTG ACCCTGCAGATGGCCCGGTGTAG